One segment of Thermoanaerobacter kivui DNA contains the following:
- the cas5b gene encoding type I-B CRISPR-associated protein Cas5b translates to MKIAVFDLRGPFAHFRKYYTNTSSLSYPFPPRTVLMGIIAAILGWERDSYYEKLNPDNARFGVVIKVPVRSLFQTVNYIRTKEEDLNMMKKLGFMKGTQVPLELLLPGGGAPMLNYRIYFGHKEEGITEEVAKRLKQNKPYFPLYLGLTEFIAQTQLVYFGEPSKVIPAGEEVMLHSVLTVDFLKKPFLTNGITLNREKAPEAFSEGRNLLPPRSYIYETKGQPWKAILSIDAYSFSLPSGEENVAFMEGELWFTMPTENKKPSIA, encoded by the coding sequence ATGAAGATAGCTGTATTTGATTTGCGGGGGCCTTTCGCCCATTTCCGCAAATATTATACTAATACTTCTTCTTTGTCTTATCCTTTTCCCCCAAGGACAGTGCTCATGGGGATAATAGCGGCTATTTTGGGGTGGGAAAGGGATAGCTATTATGAAAAATTAAATCCCGACAATGCGAGATTTGGAGTAGTTATAAAAGTTCCAGTGCGAAGTCTCTTTCAAACAGTAAATTATATTAGAACTAAGGAAGAGGATCTAAATATGATGAAAAAATTAGGTTTCATGAAAGGAACCCAGGTACCTCTGGAGCTTCTCCTCCCCGGAGGAGGAGCTCCTATGCTAAATTACCGTATCTATTTTGGGCATAAAGAAGAAGGAATAACAGAGGAAGTTGCAAAAAGGCTAAAACAGAATAAGCCGTATTTTCCTCTTTACCTGGGTTTGACAGAATTTATTGCTCAGACTCAATTAGTATATTTTGGTGAACCTTCAAAAGTAATCCCTGCAGGGGAAGAGGTCATGCTCCATTCTGTTTTAACGGTTGATTTTTTAAAAAAGCCCTTTTTAACTAATGGGATTACATTAAACAGAGAAAAAGCTCCTGAAGCTTTTTCTGAAGGCAGAAATCTTTTACCCCCTAGAAGTTATATCTATGAGACCAAGGGGCAGCCTTGGAAAGCTATACTCTCAATTGATGCGTATAGTTTTTCTCTGCCTTCAGGGGAAGAAAATGTAGCTTTTATGGAGGGGGAATTATGGTTTACTATGCCCACAGAGAACAAAAAGCCCTCTATCGCTTAG